One Lachnospiraceae bacterium C1.1 genomic region harbors:
- a CDS encoding glycosyltransferase: protein MKPKLSVVLIAYNHEPFIRKALDGILMQKVDFPYEIVVGEDCSTDHTRDILREYAEKFPGRFRLLFREKNLGRPTLNVYLTSMECQGKYIAYLEGDDYWTDENKLQKQVDFLDSHPDYMGTTHSFRLIGEHDEPVEDADKTRLYKWSGDYTFADWQKAGAWPGQTASNVCRNFYKNGKLDYSILYRAHDFVDDGVIFTFLLLQGKIYRFDDVMAAHRVIKKSGGGSWTSLKMKRNYLIEECELKLTMMQWVEENVGLTSDAFRRAKGEFKTAASCYIKHPSAKSWKLFKRAFGYYIMHLRLGKAKRR from the coding sequence TCGTATTAATAGCGTATAATCATGAGCCATTTATAAGAAAGGCTCTTGATGGAATCCTTATGCAGAAGGTGGATTTTCCCTATGAAATAGTGGTCGGAGAGGACTGTTCTACAGATCACACGAGAGATATTTTAAGGGAATATGCCGAAAAGTTTCCGGGCAGGTTCAGGCTTCTTTTCAGAGAAAAAAATCTTGGAAGACCTACATTAAATGTTTATCTTACATCAATGGAATGTCAGGGAAAATATATCGCATATTTAGAGGGTGACGATTATTGGACGGATGAGAATAAGCTTCAAAAGCAGGTCGATTTCCTTGACAGTCACCCGGACTATATGGGAACCACACACTCCTTCAGACTTATCGGAGAGCACGATGAGCCTGTGGAGGATGCCGATAAGACAAGGCTTTATAAATGGAGCGGTGACTATACTTTCGCAGACTGGCAGAAAGCGGGAGCATGGCCGGGCCAGACAGCCTCAAATGTCTGCAGGAATTTTTATAAAAACGGAAAGCTTGATTACTCGATCCTTTACAGGGCACATGATTTTGTGGATGACGGTGTTATTTTTACCTTCCTTCTTTTACAGGGAAAAATATATCGCTTCGATGATGTGATGGCGGCTCACAGGGTTATAAAGAAAAGCGGAGGAGGAAGCTGGACTTCGCTTAAAATGAAGAGAAATTATCTGATCGAGGAATGCGAATTAAAGCTTACAATGATGCAGTGGGTCGAGGAAAACGTCGGTCTTACCTCTGATGCGTTCAGACGCGCAAAGGGCGAATTTAAGACGGCAGCAAGCTGCTATATCAAGCATCCTTCGGCAAAAAGCTGGAAGCTTTTTAAGAGAGCCTTTGGATATTATATAATGCATTTAAGGCTTGGAAAGGCTAAGAGAAGATGA